The sequence TCCGCCCTCCAAGCCGAGTGTGAGGACAGCTGTCTGGTGCTCTCGTACCAGTGCAAAGACGAGGGTGAGTCAGAAATTAGCTTTTAAGTGTAACCCTTTGGAAACTGGCAGATAAGGGAGTGAATCTCatcctaaaatgtcaaattcaGAATTACTTCTGCACTGTGTGTCTTTACAGAATGTCCTAAATACGGGATATTGGAAGTAGACGGTGATCTTCGCGTCCTCTGTATGAAGGAGAAACCTCTTCCTTCTGAGACACAATCAAGGAGAGCAGTAAGTTATACAATACTATTATACTATAAACACTGAACAAAGCCAATAACACCTGTCCACATGGATATAAACGCTCTAGAGCCACCTGAAATAGTACTTAAATCATGAGAATAATTTGCCTGGCTCCGGCCTCCTACGTACTTCTGCTTAATTTTTCTTCAGTACCACCTTTGGGTTTGTGGGTTTTCACCCGGGACTCAGAGTTGGATTCCTGtttgaaaacaaaagtaatttttatatttattatactatAATGGAGCTACATCTTGTTCCATGTCACATGCGTTAACGGACGTGAAGTCGCGTCGGATTTAAACCCAAAACCAAGATTTATTTTCTTACCAAACTGCGACAGTTTCACAATGTTAATGACGTGTTTAAAACGGAGACCGCTATGTTCTAGCCTCACTACGtcctcctacgtacttccgctcaattttcatttcttttatacAGTAGATATGAGTTTGTAACGGCCTAATATtaatttttcttcactttctgtaaagataGAACACAAACTCGATCAAtattggtcatgttttgatttagaATAAAATATGTCGTGTTCCCAATGCACTGATATTAggaaattaaaagctattctgtGGATTTTGAGCACGgttcactttttttaaccacactgctattattctgaactgTATATGTGAAGGTTGCTGgtatttttttcatgatttcTTACACTCAGCTGATCATTCCTTTTTACTTTTCAGTGTCCCTGTTTCTACGTGTTTTCAAAGAAAAGCATTCCTCTGTTGGATGCCTTCCTCGAGGAAAAGAAGGTACTTTTTTAATAATCATGTACAGTGAATTAggtgtaaatgtttgtttttttgcgtcCACTATTAAGCTGAACTTGTTGTTTCCAGGAGGCTCCAATTGATAAGAAAGATGCCCCAGGAATCTTCGTCTCTTGGCTCATTCCACGGTAAATCCTGCTTCTTTTCCGTGATCACACAATAGGATTATGGGTCACGTTTATATTTGTCATACATGCAAAATGATGTAGCTACTCAGCTAAAACGAATgccctttttaaaacaagttgTCAGCGTATttcaagaaaaatgtttttctttttccctatCAGGAAGCCAgtattcattcatcagatttCGGGGCGTTTCGACGTTGGAAACCTGCCGTCCTATATTGAATGTGATCTCTACTTCAGAGAAAAACTTCAAGATGGCGGCTCCTACATGGTGTAGAGGAAACCCCGTATTTATTATACCACGCTAAAACCTGATCCAAGACCAGCACAAATCCAATGGCCAAATCCAGGAGTCTGTAACTGTGAATTagcctttaaataatgtttgtaatttcataatgaatattttaaaattattttcatattgttCTTCGTTGTCATGTCTACTCGACGAGGAGTCTTGTGCATTTGTCAGAGGCCTTCTCGCGGTGGTCCTCCATCTTGGCGATGCGGGAGCCGAACTGCATGGCCCTCTTGGGCAGAGCTGCTGATTGGCCGAGGCCCAGCTGCCTCGCTGCGAGTCTCAGGAGGAGTTTCTCCCCGACGCCCCGAGGGAGCGACAGGTCCGCCTTCTCCCACACGGGCAGGGAGTTCAAGTAGCTCACCACGTCCTCGTCCAAGTAGGGGAATCTGCAGATGCCAGAGTAAATTTGTTAGATACTCTCTTTTCTCTTATGTTAAAATTAGAAAATTTAGCCTGGACGCCAGACagacttagccccgcccacaacatttgaggtcaggaagttcggtctggacttgatccgttgtggagcaactacGCTCcagccaatcaaattgtcagggcgggctttacgcgatgatggacagatgatcaacaggaACGCAATCAACCAAGTCACTAAAGCACGCTTGGGTTGAGTTAgtttacaacaaagatggctgccgctgGAGAACTGAGATGGGCAGATTCAACAGATAACGAcagcacattcattttaaaagaggaaagaGGTTTTTGCCGTCCTTCCTATGTGATTCGGCAAAAGTTCAATTTCCCTCCgttgctgtgattggttgtaggtcgaTCCAATAgagtgcagaggcatttctgtccgtccccccccccctccccccccatcaTAGCCCAATGGAGCAGAATCAGACTCTTATTCTGACAATAATCGGAGTATGACTACGTCAGGCGACAGAAAATTGGTAAGAAAGGTGTAATCTGTCCCACGCTAGCAGGCTCAACAAAGTGCCAGGTGCACGAGAGTGACAAAGCGATTTCAATCACACCTGTAGGACTGGGACCTGGGACTTTCTACGTACTTTTAAGCCCAGACCTTTTAGGCATTGACCAAATTGCTTTGTCCATTCAATAAGAGAAGCTTGTGGGGATGAGACATGGGTGTGAAGAGCCTTCAAATGAATACCGCTTATCTGACTTGAATAGAAACTAATAAGAAAAGATGTAATTACAAATACTTAGCATGTATGTAGCAATGTGTGCTAAGAAGAAAACCGTGAGCTACGATTTGAAAACGTCACATAATGATTAAAAATTAAGAAGAATAACGAATTTGTGAGGAGGATATGAGAGTAAACAAGACATTTTGATGAGAAAcactaaatttaatttaaaaaactaagcACAATTCAGTTGTGGTAACACGTGGTGGGTACTTGAAACAGATCCCACTTACCTAGCCTCCTTCCCATGGTCCCCTATCACTCGGTCATCCCTGCCCAAATTCCTGGAAGGGATCCTGGCCAGCTCCAGGGCCAGCTCCTGGATCAGGCCCTGGTGTCCAGACCTCGTAAACCGGACCCTGTGTCTGGAGTAACCTGCTAGCTGCTCATCGGCTCCTATTCCTGTCAAAACGACCTGCGGCATGAAGCAGAAACACGGGAAAACACGTCAACGTGGTGGTTGAGGATTGTGAAAcatctcttaacccttgtgttgtcttcctgtcaaaattgaaaatcaacacttttatttatgctttttatcaatgtttttaactttttccttaCATTTTGGTCCcttcttttcaatgtttgtcacttatttttccattttcaactctacgtaacactaacttattaactctagttttacagttatttttggaatttattgtcaataaacctgatttataggaaatgatacctaatgtttgagttagaaaagcagaaattaggaattattgagactaaaattaaaggaatggatgttgatgataatcacagactggaatatgtcaacttttactcaacactatttcaaaaacacttcactttgttttacaatgctataaaattgaataagacccaaaattaatgaaagtagagatgtgtacttggcaaagagcgttggaatcaatcatgttattttggggaattaaaaagaacattgacataggaaaacaggtcaatttgacccgaggacaacatgaggacaacatgagggataaatatcaatttgtgttttattaattgtaagaaaaaaaatgtgatttgttATTTAACTGCAACCCTACTGTTTATACCTAAGCTAGCTAACATTTAGATAGTCTTAAAGTCTTTGTGCAAAGTTAGATGTTGGAACTTCACCCTTGCTGATGACGTGAAGGCTCTCTGGTCCCGGTCCTGCGCGATGAGTCCTGTCCCCCTCGCTGCAAACCACACAGCACATCCGATGCTGTCGTCCAGCACCGTGTCCAGGGGATGCACTAAATGACAAATGCGCTCCGGGCGGATTGTCTGCAGCTCTTCCTTCGTTACGTTGATTTCCACAAAATTCCATATTCTTTCAGGATTCAAGTCTTGTAATTCCTTGAGACCGGCTTTTCCAGTGATCCGGTCTGGAACATCAAAGGGGCTGGATGGCTGGCAATCTGCTCCAGCAGTCTTAAAACCTGtgggtttgtttttgtgcttcCCAGGTTTATTCGCGGGCTCTTTCTGCTTCTTTGGCCCCTGTAGTTTGAACGCTACATTGAGAAGATCTATCGGTTGATGAGCAGGGATGTGACGGTCAGCTAAGGCAGCCAGGACCATTGAATCAAGACCTCCTGAAAACAGTATAGCAACACTAGCATGGTCTTTAGGAGGAGGGGGACTGTCTTGTACCCTGAACGGCAGAGATTGAACCCGTCGTCTTACTGCCTCACTGAGAACATCAATAAGACGGCTCACCTCATCGTTTTTCTCTTTGCTTGCAATCATCGCCTCCAGATCCTTGACACATGGATGTGAATTTGACAGACTTTCCTTCTCATCTAATGACTTTGGGATGGATGTGTTAAGAGGGCAAACGGGTGAGGCGAGTACCAGGCCCGACGGGTTCATCAGGGCAGTGCAGCCGCTGGGAACAGACTTCAGGATGGTTTCACTGCAGCTCGAGGCAAGGTCATTTCCTCCATGAGCCCAAGGATGAAGCGCGAACGTCACAGCACCAGCATCTGTAACCGCCTTCAGGTCAATCCGGTACACACCGACTGCTGGGACTTCTTGCCAAGCAGACTGATCGGGTCCAGAACTCTGGGCCGCTACAGAAGTCAGGGTCAAGGCGTTGACTGCCGCGTCAAATTTCCACAGCAAACTCCGCCTTCCAAGGAAGTCTCTGCCAAACCAGAGGTAGTCCCCAGCCTTTTGGTAGTAAACAAACGCCCACGGCCCCCGCACAGCGGAGAGGAGGGACAGAATCTCCGAAGGACTGTCGCAGGAAGACAGCCGCTGAGAGAGAACAGCAGTGTCATTTTCCTCCGGCGTCACCGGGAGGCCTCCGAATATCTCCCCGTTCCACACCAGGACATTTCCAgagttgtcttgaaatggctgAGGTGTGAGAATGCCTCTCATGTGAAGAACATGAGCAGAGAAGAAACACTGAAAGCTGGGATTTGTGCCTCTAACTGTGAGATCCTGGCTCAGATTGGGCCCTCTTCTTTTCAAATGTTCATGAAGTGTTTTGTCCCACTCAAAGTGAGTGGGTGACAGACTCAACAGACAAAAGATGCCACACATTGTTGTGGTAAGGGTCCGTCTTACATATCCTGCAGATCCTTTTTCACGTTATCCAGTTCTTCTGGAGATAGAAAATATCCGTTATGTTCACCACCAATAGGATGAGTTATCAAAAAAAATTGTACAGTTATTTATCAATGTGACAGACAGCTACCAGCTAGTCTATGTATTGAAATGACACGTATTCACTTAAATGTACAGCTCTCAACTTACTTTTGCATGAACCCAGTGTCTGACTTCTGTCTGCTAGGAAGAATATGTTACTGTTCCTCTGCTGGATGTAGACTTTCTGGaagaaatacatacaaaatgtacattaatATATACAGAAATACATGGTCCTGAgaatatatgtttatatatatatatatatatatatatatatatatatatatatatatatatacacacacacacaactcatttcctgtttctgcttctccataaacaacatgaaatcaagaaGAGGGTTAACTtatcctgctacagatttccaaccttggtcagaaagcacacacacacacacacacacacacaaaaccacagaaCAGCCTTTAGGGTACTCACCCTGTTTTTCTTCAGATTGGAGAGCTCGTCCACTACAACCTTCTGCTCCTTGATCTGCAAGTTAACAACATGATTTATTTCACTGACTTGAGAAAATGTAAACTCTTCAGGCAGCAATTTAAAATGACTTATAGACAAGTAGCTTGTGGACAAGAGTCCTGAGAGTCtgtatatttacacacacacacacacacacacacacacacacacacacacacacacacacacacacacacacacacacacacacgtaccttACTCTAATGTTATCCCAACATTTACATTCGCTACGTTTACCAGCTAACGCAATATGTGTCATATTAGCTAGctacattagattagataatactttattcatcccacagcggggaaattcccttgttacagcagcattttctacaataaaaagcaaaacaatcagtaaacacacaaataggcatacaacagacaatgagcagaggGTAGACTGAATGTAAAGTAGACATTAGCCACAATAGCTACGTTAGCTACATTTGCCACATTAGCTACTTTAGCTACATTAGCCACACACGTTAGCTGCATTAGCCACATACGTTAGCAACATTAGCCACATTGACTACATTAGCTACTAACCTTTCTGTTTAATTCCTCCTTATGTGCAGACTGTCCTTCAACATTGTCCTCGTTATCCCGACTTTTCGAAGACATTTTGGTGAGGTTTTGTGTGATATTGTTGAAGCTAGCTAACCTCAGTAAGAGGGGTGTAAACACGAGCTCAACAGCCCTAAAAGCGTCTCCACGTGGGCCCCCACCGCCCCCTGGAGGATGGCGGTTCATCATATTATTAGGCTGtataataatttttaacacTATTGTTGTTCTAAAGTCACCACATTACAACAAATCAATGCGCTTTTTTATGtttgacaaaaatacaaataatcagTTGGTTGTACAATGcctcaattaaaacaaaaataaagtctcttaaaaaaaaaagacatcagaatcagctttatttgcttTGGATTGTACGTTGttcacaatgtgcttactcatacaaaacaaacaacaaaaacaaacatgtcatgTTAGTTATTGGCTGTCACATTTTTAGCTACTTCTTTGTTTCTCTACCTGTTTGGTTTTATCCTGTTGCCTGCGGGGGATGGATGCTGTCCCAGAATGCATTGAGCGAGAGAGGGGTGCACAGGACTCACATAAAGTACACACTAAAGTACACACTATAGTACACACCATAGACAAGggcaaacacattcacacctgcAGTCACTGGACACAAGTGCTCTACCAAACCTGCATGGCTATGTGCCGAGACCAAtaactgtatttatgtttttaaatctaCGGATGAGACGGAAACAAACACAGTCACGATGCGAACACTTAAACTCCAAGGGCCTTCCTGCTGTCAGGCAACCATGGTAACCACTGAGTCACCGTGTTGCCACATGTCAAGACTACAGTAAATAAGACTTGGCCAGTGCTAGTCAGTTCCAGTCACATGTGTTTATTCTCCATGTTGCTGGTTTCCAAGGTGGAAAATCGACTCATGATGAGGGTAATAAGGAAATCAACCCTGTTGTGGTGACAGGAGGATCGCATGGGTGTGTAAGAACGAAGATCTGGAATAAACTGCAGAAATCACTGATGTAATTGAGTCATTTCAAAACCCCTAAAGCTACTGTACAGAGCTACATGTGTCCAAGTCTGCAGCCATGCAGCGCTGTGAGGCTGGACTTGAACAcagcggtgctttgagctaaatgttgTGATGGCCAGTGGCGTATTTAGACCCTTTTTAGGGTGGCTAAAGGGGGGTTAACACCTCTGGAAGGCACTGGTGAAGGTCCAGAGCCTGTTGTCTTGGGCCTGTTTCCTGTCTCGTGCACCTGCAGGTCTGAGGACTGGGAGCCCATGGCCAGTCCTCCCAGTCTGTTTAACCCCACCTGCCCAGAGACCAGTGTGAAGCCTTCCCATCCCCCAGCACCAGTTCATCTTTATTTACTTACTTCCTTGGTTAGACACTGACGTCGTTCACTGCTCCCATACACCCTCATACACTGGGGCtcgaaggtttgggcaccccaggtaaacatttgcatttttaagACCTTAGAGAAGCAAGAAGAAGTGCAGAATTGCAgaattttctgttattttgaaagtgtaaatgatggaaataaaatctaactttttgtgacatatcatatgttgtcctcatgttgtattcatgttgtcctcatgttgtcctcatgttgtcctcatgttgtattcatgttgtcctcatgttgtcctcatgttgtccccatgttgtctttatgttgtccccatgttgtcctcatgttgtcctcatgttgtcctatatcaatgttctttttaattccccaaaataacatgattgattccacccaacgctctttgccaagtacaaatctctactttcattaattttgggtcttattcaattttatatcatttaaaaacaaatttaagtgtttttgaaatagtattgagtaaaagttgacatattccagtctgtgattatcatcaacatccattcctttaattttagtctcaataattcctaatttctgcttttctaactcaaacattaagaataatttcctttaaag is a genomic window of Etheostoma spectabile isolate EspeVRDwgs_2016 chromosome 11, UIUC_Espe_1.0, whole genome shotgun sequence containing:
- the asnsd1 gene encoding asparagine synthetase domain-containing protein 1; the encoded protein is MCGIFCLLSLSPTHFEWDKTLHEHLKRRGPNLSQDLTVRGTNPSFQCFFSAHVLHMRGILTPQPFQDNSGNVLVWNGEIFGGLPVTPEENDTAVLSQRLSSCDSPSEILSLLSAVRGPWAFVYYQKAGDYLWFGRDFLGRRSLLWKFDAAVNALTLTSVAAQSSGPDQSAWQEVPAVGVYRIDLKAVTDAGAVTFALHPWAHGGNDLASSCSETILKSVPSGCTALMNPSGLVLASPVCPLNTSIPKSLDEKESLSNSHPCVKDLEAMIASKEKNDEVSRLIDVLSEAVRRRVQSLPFRVQDSPPPPKDHASVAILFSGGLDSMVLAALADRHIPAHQPIDLLNVAFKLQGPKKQKEPANKPGKHKNKPTGFKTAGADCQPSSPFDVPDRITGKAGLKELQDLNPERIWNFVEINVTKEELQTIRPERICHLVHPLDTVLDDSIGCAVWFAARGTGLIAQDRDQRAFTSSARVVLTGIGADEQLAGYSRHRVRFTRSGHQGLIQELALELARIPSRNLGRDDRVIGDHGKEARFPYLDEDVVSYLNSLPVWEKADLSLPRGVGEKLLLRLAARQLGLGQSAALPKRAMQFGSRIAKMEDHREKASDKCTRLLVE
- the zgc:136439 gene encoding uncharacterized protein zgc:136439 is translated as MKAVILAAGYGTRLQRDVAADSSGRFAHLAGTAKPLLPVGRCALISHWVHALTASRSVDGIYVVTNALYHAAFEEWASQFTNVKILSDQTRSNDGRLGAVACLQLAVKHFNIEDHVVVIGGDTLFKEDFSLGKVKQRFSALQAECEDSCLVLSYQCKDEECPKYGILEVDGDLRVLCMKEKPLPSETQSRRACPCFYVFSKKSIPLLDAFLEEKKEAPIDKKDAPGIFVSWLIPRKPVFIHQISGRFDVGNLPSYIECDLYFREKLQDGGSYMV
- the asdurf gene encoding ASDURF protein — protein: MSSKSRDNEDNVEGQSAHKEELNRKIKEQKVVVDELSNLKKNRKVYIQQRNSNIFFLADRSQTLGSCKKELDNVKKDLQDM